Proteins encoded in a region of the Agromyces protaetiae genome:
- the mtrA gene encoding MtrAB system response regulator MtrA: MTSRVLVVDDDTALAEMIGIVLRTEGFEPAFCADGAAALQAFRDSKPDLVLLDLMLPGIDGIEVCSRIRAESGTPIIMLTAKTDTADVVRGLESGADDYMVKPFNPKELIARIRTRLRPAPEPVVETIAIGDLVIDAAGHEVRRGSDRINLTPLEFDLLLALASKPQQVFTREMLLEQVWGYHYKADTRLVNVHVQRLRAKVEHDPDNPRIVQTVRGVGYRAGTTT; this comes from the coding sequence ATGACCTCACGCGTACTCGTCGTCGACGACGACACGGCCCTCGCCGAGATGATCGGCATCGTGCTGCGCACGGAAGGTTTCGAGCCCGCGTTCTGCGCCGACGGTGCCGCAGCGCTCCAGGCGTTCCGCGACAGCAAGCCCGACCTCGTGCTCCTCGACCTCATGCTCCCGGGAATCGACGGCATCGAGGTCTGCAGCCGGATCCGTGCCGAGTCCGGCACGCCGATCATCATGCTCACGGCGAAGACCGACACCGCCGACGTGGTGCGCGGGCTCGAGTCGGGTGCCGACGACTACATGGTCAAGCCGTTCAACCCGAAGGAGCTGATCGCCCGGATCCGTACGCGACTCCGGCCGGCCCCCGAGCCGGTCGTCGAGACGATCGCGATCGGCGACCTCGTGATCGACGCGGCGGGCCACGAGGTGCGCCGCGGGTCCGACCGCATCAATCTCACACCGCTCGAATTCGATCTCCTGCTCGCGCTCGCGTCCAAACCGCAGCAGGTGTTCACCCGCGAGATGCTGCTCGAGCAGGTCTGGGGTTACCACTACAAGGCCGACACCCGGCTGGTGAACGTGCATGTGCAGCGCCTCCGCGCAAAGGTCGAGCACGACCCCGACAACCCCCGCATCGTGCAGACCGTCCGAGGCGTCGGCTATCGGGCGGGCACGACCACGTAG
- a CDS encoding DUF4129 domain-containing protein, translated as MQPADIPVAPDAPEARRWLLEELSRPEYREAEPTAFDLAAQAVRDWLIALLSGGTGLPGPVLALIVVLVVLALVVVGLLVFGLPRRRRRRAALAPLFDDGDTRSLDELRRAASAAAAEGRYDVAIEERFRAIVRALVDRELVSVHPGTTAHGFARTAAEAFPAVAARLETAAAAFEAVRYLGRPGTPGEVRELDTLDAELERSAPGSAPGSAPEPAATARSAS; from the coding sequence GTGCAGCCGGCTGACATCCCCGTCGCCCCCGACGCGCCCGAGGCGCGGCGGTGGCTGCTCGAAGAACTGTCGCGCCCCGAATACCGCGAGGCCGAACCCACCGCGTTCGACCTCGCAGCGCAGGCCGTGCGGGACTGGCTGATCGCGCTCTTGAGCGGCGGTACGGGACTCCCGGGTCCGGTGCTCGCGCTGATCGTCGTGCTGGTCGTGCTCGCGCTCGTCGTCGTCGGCCTCCTCGTCTTCGGCCTGCCGCGCCGTCGGCGGCGGCGCGCGGCGCTCGCACCGCTCTTCGACGACGGCGACACGCGAAGCCTCGACGAGCTGCGGCGTGCTGCGTCGGCGGCGGCCGCCGAGGGGCGGTACGACGTGGCGATCGAGGAGCGGTTCCGGGCCATCGTGCGTGCACTCGTCGACCGTGAGCTCGTGAGCGTGCATCCGGGGACGACCGCACACGGATTCGCGCGCACCGCCGCCGAGGCGTTCCCCGCCGTCGCCGCGCGTCTCGAGACCGCGGCCGCCGCCTTCGAAGCGGTGCGCTACCTCGGCCGCCCCGGCACACCCGGCGAGGTCCGTGAGCTCGACACCCTCGACGCCGAACTCGAGAGGTCGGCGCCCGGGTCGGCGCCCGGGTCGGCGCCCGAGCCGGCGGCGACCGCGAGGTCGGCCTCGTGA
- a CDS encoding AAA family ATPase: MTDTTPTDDELRAALQRVRAEVGKAVVGQDGAVTGLIIALLSHGHVLLEGVPGVAKTLLVRTLSRTLRLETRRVQFTPDLMPGDVTGSLAYDPRSGEFAFREGPVFTNILLADEINRTPPKTQSALLEAMEERQVSADGVTRPLPEPFLVAATQNPIEYEGTYALPEAQLDRFLLKLLLEVPERTAEVSMLRRHADGFDPHDLAAAGVEPVLGADELARARAAAQRVGVADDVLGYLVDLARATRVSPSLRLGVSPRGVAGLLQAAKSWAWLTSYDSLTPDHVQAMLLPVWRHRVQLRPEAELEGVSVDQVLRGIVQQVQVPL; the protein is encoded by the coding sequence ATGACCGACACGACCCCGACCGACGATGAGCTGCGCGCCGCGCTGCAGCGGGTCCGCGCCGAGGTCGGCAAGGCCGTCGTCGGGCAGGACGGCGCCGTCACCGGCCTGATCATCGCGCTGCTGTCGCACGGTCACGTGCTGCTCGAGGGCGTTCCCGGCGTGGCCAAGACCCTGCTCGTGCGCACCCTCAGCCGCACCCTGCGGCTTGAGACGCGACGCGTACAGTTCACACCCGACCTCATGCCCGGCGATGTGACCGGTTCACTGGCCTACGACCCCCGCAGTGGCGAGTTCGCCTTTCGCGAAGGACCGGTGTTCACGAACATCCTGCTCGCCGACGAGATCAACCGCACCCCGCCGAAGACGCAGTCGGCGCTGCTCGAGGCCATGGAGGAACGCCAGGTGTCGGCCGACGGCGTCACGCGCCCCCTGCCCGAACCGTTCCTCGTCGCGGCGACGCAGAACCCCATCGAATACGAGGGCACCTACGCGCTTCCCGAGGCGCAGCTCGACCGGTTCCTGCTGAAGCTTCTGCTCGAGGTCCCCGAGCGCACGGCCGAGGTCTCCATGCTTCGCCGGCACGCCGACGGATTCGACCCGCACGACCTCGCCGCGGCGGGCGTCGAGCCCGTGCTCGGCGCCGACGAGCTCGCCCGTGCGCGCGCCGCCGCACAACGCGTGGGCGTCGCCGACGACGTGCTCGGCTACCTCGTCGACCTGGCACGGGCGACGCGGGTGAGCCCGTCGTTGCGACTGGGGGTCAGCCCCCGCGGCGTCGCGGGTCTGCTGCAGGCCGCGAAGTCGTGGGCGTGGCTCACGAGCTACGACTCGCTGACGCCCGACCACGTGCAGGCGATGCTGCTGCCGGTCTGGCGGCACCGGGTGCAGCTGCGGCCGGAGGCCGAACTCGAAGGAGTCTCGGTCGATCAGGTGCTGCGCGGGATCGTGCAGCAGGTCCAGGTGCCGCTCTGA
- a CDS encoding DUF4350 domain-containing protein, which produces MSAPSTAPPRSVPTNAAPSRTPTLRAGLRRRRIWIVFAIVLVIGGGALIAIRGFGGIGGQPLGPADPSPAGAKAVVEVLRGQGVEVVEARSLDRALAAAPDATVLVYDEAAILGEAALTDLAATADGLVVVEPDFAALRALAPGVRHAGAASGAIDEVACDVPAATRAGELSDRQRVLTIDDAAAADGWTGCFRDGDAFAVVTGQTAGGAELTLVGSATVFANGSVDEAGNAALALGLTGPRPTLVWYLPGPADAESAGPTLAELTPGWVSPVLVLAIIVTIAAGVWRGRRFGRLVVEDLPVEVRAGETDDGRARLYAAASSRTHALDQLRLGTIGRLARALRLPRSATASEVAGAAAAATGEDADRVRRVLLDELPDTDRALVDLAGALDALEHRVHDSIRPDSSRPETSATGTSRPETSATGTSRPETSATDPSGSPTGRRP; this is translated from the coding sequence GTGAGCGCGCCGTCGACCGCTCCCCCGCGATCGGTTCCGACGAACGCGGCGCCGTCACGCACGCCGACGCTCCGCGCCGGCCTGCGGCGGCGACGCATCTGGATCGTGTTCGCGATCGTGCTCGTGATCGGCGGGGGCGCGCTGATCGCGATCCGCGGCTTCGGCGGCATCGGCGGCCAGCCGCTCGGTCCGGCCGACCCTTCGCCTGCTGGCGCCAAGGCCGTCGTCGAGGTGCTGCGCGGGCAGGGAGTCGAGGTCGTCGAAGCGCGGAGCCTCGACCGTGCGCTGGCCGCCGCACCCGACGCCACCGTGCTCGTCTACGATGAGGCCGCGATCCTCGGCGAGGCGGCACTGACCGACCTCGCCGCGACCGCCGACGGGCTCGTCGTCGTCGAGCCCGACTTCGCGGCGCTCCGCGCCCTCGCGCCCGGTGTGCGGCATGCCGGCGCCGCATCCGGCGCGATCGACGAGGTCGCCTGCGACGTGCCCGCCGCCACCCGGGCCGGCGAACTCTCCGACCGGCAGCGCGTACTGACGATCGACGATGCCGCAGCGGCCGACGGCTGGACCGGCTGCTTCCGCGACGGCGACGCGTTCGCGGTCGTCACCGGCCAGACCGCCGGCGGTGCGGAGCTCACGCTCGTCGGCTCCGCGACCGTGTTTGCGAACGGCAGCGTCGACGAGGCCGGCAACGCCGCCCTCGCGCTCGGTCTGACCGGCCCCCGGCCGACGCTCGTCTGGTATCTCCCGGGCCCGGCCGACGCCGAGTCCGCCGGCCCGACGCTCGCCGAGCTCACCCCGGGTTGGGTGAGCCCCGTGCTCGTGCTCGCGATCATCGTCACGATCGCGGCCGGCGTGTGGCGCGGGCGCCGATTCGGTCGGCTCGTCGTTGAAGACCTCCCGGTCGAGGTGCGTGCCGGCGAGACCGACGACGGACGGGCCAGACTGTACGCCGCGGCATCGTCGCGAACCCACGCCCTCGACCAGCTCCGCCTGGGCACGATCGGCCGGCTCGCCCGCGCGCTCAGGCTTCCTCGATCCGCGACCGCGTCGGAAGTCGCCGGTGCGGCCGCGGCGGCGACCGGTGAGGACGCCGACCGGGTGCGCCGGGTCCTGCTCGACGAGCTCCCGGACACCGACCGCGCCCTCGTCGATCTCGCCGGCGCGCTCGACGCACTGGAACACCGCGTCCACGACAGCATCCGGCCGGATTCCAGCCGCCCCGAGACATCCGCCACCGGGACATCCCGCCCCGAGACATCCGCCACCGGGACATCCCGCCCCGAGACATCCGCAACCGACCCATCCGGCTCCCCGACAGGAAGGCGACCATGA
- a CDS encoding RDD family protein has translation MSAVRDRPVNRSADDPLITGEAVALDVRPASAVIRAGGTAIDVVLSVVLLVGVALALAGLQVDAAAGRAILITSVVLVLVVLPTAVETASHGRSLGKLAMGLRVVRDDGGAIGFRHAFVRALTGVLEIYLTFGGLAVLVGFLNPSSKRLGDILAGTHAQVERAPKVETQAFGVPVELTGWATTADVGRLPDALGRRVAAFFANASHLVPSSRQRIAASLAAEVAPYVEPRPDASPERFLAAVVAIRRERDLTALRREAERLAALGPVLDTTPSDFPVR, from the coding sequence ATGTCCGCTGTCAGAGACCGGCCGGTGAACCGCTCCGCCGACGACCCCCTCATCACCGGTGAGGCGGTCGCGCTCGATGTGCGGCCGGCGAGCGCGGTGATCCGCGCGGGCGGCACCGCGATCGACGTCGTGCTGAGCGTCGTCCTGCTCGTCGGGGTCGCGCTCGCATTGGCGGGGCTCCAGGTCGACGCCGCCGCCGGGCGGGCCATTCTCATCACGAGCGTCGTGCTGGTGCTCGTGGTGCTGCCGACCGCGGTCGAGACCGCGAGCCACGGCCGTTCCCTCGGCAAGCTCGCGATGGGCCTCCGCGTCGTCCGCGACGACGGCGGCGCGATCGGGTTCCGGCACGCGTTCGTACGCGCGCTCACCGGCGTCCTCGAGATCTACCTCACCTTCGGTGGGCTCGCGGTGCTCGTGGGATTCCTGAACCCGTCGTCGAAACGACTGGGCGACATCCTCGCGGGCACGCACGCCCAGGTCGAACGCGCGCCCAAGGTCGAGACGCAGGCCTTCGGCGTGCCGGTCGAGCTCACCGGGTGGGCGACGACCGCGGATGTCGGGCGGCTGCCCGATGCGCTCGGGCGCCGCGTCGCCGCGTTCTTCGCGAACGCGTCGCACCTCGTGCCGTCGAGCCGGCAGCGCATCGCCGCATCCCTCGCCGCCGAAGTCGCGCCCTACGTCGAGCCGCGGCCGGATGCCTCGCCCGAGCGGTTCCTGGCCGCGGTCGTGGCGATCCGCCGCGAACGCGACCTCACCGCGCTGCGCCGCGAGGCCGAACGCCTCGCGGCGCTCGGCCCCGTGCTCGACACGACGCCATCGGACTTTCCGGTCCGCTGA
- the ahcY gene encoding adenosylhomocysteinase, with translation MTLTATSALPYKVADLTLAEAGRHQLRLAENEMPGLMALRAEFGASKPLAGARIAGSLHMTVQTAVLIETLVALGAQVRWASCNIFSTQDEAAAAVVVGPDGTVDAPAGVPVFAWKGETLEEYWWCTDRIFDWTAEAAEAGADWIGPNMILDDGGDATLLVHEGVRFEAAGEVPEAEEDASHEYRVILDTLRESLALTTDRWTRIAAEIRGVTEETTTGVHRLYELHAEGGLRFPAINVNDSVTKSKFDNKYGIRHSLPDGLNRATDVLMGGKVAFVAGYGDVGKGAAEALRGQGARVIVSEIDPINALQAAMDGYQVARLESVIGDIDILVTGTGNKDVVRLEHLLGLKHLAVVANVGHFDNEIDMAGLESLEGAERVEIKPQVHEWRLPTGRSILVLSEGRLMNLGNATGHPSFVMSNSFTNQVLAQIELWTRPEAYPTAVYVLPKHLDEKVARLHLDALGVELTVLTPEQAAYIGVPVEGPYKVDHYRY, from the coding sequence ATGACCCTCACCGCGACCTCCGCGCTGCCGTACAAGGTGGCCGACCTCACGCTCGCCGAAGCCGGCCGCCACCAGCTCCGCCTCGCCGAGAACGAAATGCCCGGCCTCATGGCGCTCCGCGCCGAGTTCGGCGCGTCCAAGCCGCTCGCGGGCGCGCGTATCGCCGGCAGCCTGCACATGACGGTGCAGACCGCGGTGCTCATCGAGACGCTCGTCGCGCTCGGCGCACAGGTGCGCTGGGCGAGCTGCAACATCTTCTCCACGCAGGACGAAGCGGCCGCCGCCGTCGTCGTCGGGCCCGACGGCACCGTCGACGCGCCCGCGGGCGTCCCGGTGTTCGCGTGGAAGGGCGAGACGCTCGAGGAGTACTGGTGGTGCACCGACCGCATCTTCGACTGGACCGCTGAGGCGGCCGAGGCGGGCGCGGACTGGATCGGCCCGAACATGATCCTCGACGACGGTGGCGATGCGACGCTCCTCGTGCACGAGGGCGTGCGGTTCGAGGCTGCAGGCGAGGTGCCCGAGGCCGAGGAGGACGCGAGCCACGAGTACCGGGTCATCCTCGACACCCTGCGCGAGTCGCTCGCGCTCACCACCGACCGCTGGACCCGCATCGCGGCTGAGATCCGCGGCGTGACCGAGGAGACCACGACCGGCGTGCACCGGCTGTACGAGCTGCACGCCGAGGGCGGCCTGCGCTTCCCGGCGATCAACGTCAACGACTCCGTCACGAAGTCGAAGTTCGACAACAAGTACGGCATCCGGCACTCGCTGCCCGACGGCCTGAACCGCGCCACCGATGTGCTCATGGGCGGCAAGGTCGCGTTCGTGGCGGGCTACGGCGACGTGGGCAAGGGCGCGGCCGAGGCGCTCCGCGGGCAGGGCGCCCGGGTCATCGTCTCGGAGATCGACCCGATCAATGCCCTGCAGGCGGCCATGGACGGCTACCAGGTCGCACGACTCGAGTCGGTGATCGGCGACATCGACATCCTCGTGACGGGCACGGGCAACAAGGACGTGGTGCGTCTGGAGCACCTCCTCGGCCTGAAGCACCTCGCGGTCGTCGCGAACGTCGGGCACTTCGACAATGAGATCGACATGGCCGGCCTCGAGTCGCTCGAGGGGGCCGAGCGGGTCGAGATCAAGCCGCAGGTCCACGAGTGGCGGCTGCCGACCGGTCGCAGCATCCTCGTCCTCTCCGAGGGGCGTCTGATGAACCTCGGCAACGCCACGGGGCATCCGTCGTTCGTGATGTCGAACTCGTTCACCAACCAGGTGCTCGCGCAGATCGAGCTGTGGACGCGGCCCGAGGCCTACCCGACGGCGGTCTACGTGCTGCCGAAGCACCTCGACGAGAAGGTCGCGCGGCTGCACCTCGACGCGCTCGGCGTGGAGCTGACGGTGCTCACTCCCGAGCAGGCGGCGTACATCGGCGTCCCCGTCGAGGGACCGTACAAGGTGGACCACTACCGCTACTGA
- the mtrB gene encoding MtrAB system histidine kinase MtrB, with amino-acid sequence MTDEAPPLPAGGAWREIRRRSSAAAGRIGSLWRHSLQFRTVLITIGLSGLAILVIGLYITFSIASNLFESQRDRALDASNSAAAAAQTLLESSAAADRGALQSVLDQAVRTVQTVSGSSAIAVLRSPDQETSSIAPQDRITPALTGLISDELRASVQENPDNQFWQSVSLGDEAGEDPGVVVGTDLAVPGAGLYELYIGYSFASAEQTLAFMEATGIIGAIALLVLLGAITLLVVRWVIEPVRTVAATSRRLAAGDLGVRMPEKGEDELATLAASFNGMADTLQARIRELAELSVMQQRFVSDVSHELRTPLTTIRLAGDVLYGQRSEFPAPTSRTVELLHTQTERFERLLADLLEISRYDAGSVELATEPTNLVHLAGDAIESMHDLALEHGSELRLVAPGGHLDADVDPRRVNRIVRNLLGNAIEHGEGRPIVVAVDSDQNAVALSVRDYGLGMTGEDAARVFDRFWRADPSRMRTIGGTGLGLAISLEDAVAHGGRLDVWSKPDAGTVFRLTLPRSPGAPVADSPLPLEPDDPDASGPADPTGPVDTHTLEVRDA; translated from the coding sequence ATGACCGATGAGGCCCCTCCGTTGCCCGCAGGCGGAGCCTGGCGGGAGATCCGGCGGCGCAGCAGCGCGGCGGCCGGCCGGATCGGTTCACTGTGGCGGCACTCGCTGCAGTTCCGCACCGTGTTGATCACCATCGGGCTGTCGGGCCTCGCGATCCTCGTGATCGGCCTGTACATCACGTTCAGCATCGCGTCGAACCTGTTCGAGTCGCAACGCGACCGGGCACTCGACGCGTCGAACAGCGCGGCTGCGGCGGCGCAGACCCTGCTCGAGTCGTCGGCGGCCGCCGACCGCGGTGCCCTGCAATCCGTCCTCGACCAGGCGGTGCGGACGGTGCAGACGGTGTCGGGCAGCTCGGCCATCGCCGTGCTCCGCTCACCCGACCAGGAGACCAGCAGCATCGCCCCGCAGGACCGCATCACGCCGGCGCTCACGGGTCTGATCAGCGACGAGCTGCGTGCGAGCGTGCAGGAGAATCCCGACAACCAGTTCTGGCAGTCGGTCTCGCTCGGCGACGAGGCCGGGGAGGACCCCGGCGTCGTCGTGGGCACCGACCTGGCGGTGCCCGGTGCAGGCCTCTACGAGCTGTACATCGGGTACAGCTTCGCCAGCGCCGAGCAGACGCTCGCGTTCATGGAGGCGACCGGCATCATCGGCGCCATCGCGCTCCTCGTGCTGCTCGGCGCGATCACACTGCTGGTCGTGCGCTGGGTCATCGAGCCGGTGCGCACCGTCGCGGCGACGAGCCGGCGACTGGCCGCCGGCGACCTGGGCGTCCGTATGCCCGAGAAGGGCGAGGACGAGCTCGCGACGCTCGCCGCGTCGTTCAACGGCATGGCGGACACACTGCAGGCGCGCATCCGCGAACTCGCCGAGCTCTCGGTCATGCAACAGCGATTCGTGTCGGATGTCTCGCACGAGCTCCGCACTCCGCTCACCACGATCCGGCTCGCGGGCGACGTCCTGTACGGGCAGCGCTCGGAGTTCCCAGCGCCCACGTCGCGGACGGTCGAGCTCCTGCACACGCAGACCGAACGGTTCGAGCGTCTGCTCGCGGACCTCCTCGAGATCAGCCGGTACGACGCGGGATCGGTCGAGCTCGCGACCGAGCCGACGAACCTCGTGCATCTCGCGGGCGACGCCATCGAGTCGATGCACGACCTCGCGCTCGAGCACGGCAGCGAACTCAGGCTGGTGGCACCCGGGGGCCATCTCGACGCCGATGTCGATCCCCGGAGGGTCAATCGCATCGTGCGCAACCTGCTCGGCAATGCGATCGAGCACGGCGAAGGCCGTCCGATCGTCGTCGCGGTCGACAGCGACCAGAACGCGGTCGCGCTGAGTGTCCGGGACTACGGGCTCGGGATGACCGGGGAGGACGCCGCCCGGGTGTTCGACCGATTCTGGCGGGCCGACCCCAGTCGTATGCGCACGATCGGTGGCACGGGCCTCGGACTCGCCATCTCGCTGGAGGACGCGGTCGCGCACGGCGGCCGTCTCGACGTCTGGTCGAAACCTGATGCCGGGACGGTGTTCCGACTGACCCTCCCGCGCTCACCGGGCGCGCCCGTCGCCGACTCGCCGCTGCCCCTCGAACCCGACGACCCCGACGCGAGCGGACCCGCCGACCCGACGGGACCCGTCGACACCCACACGCTGGAGGTCCGTGATGCGTAG
- a CDS encoding DUF58 domain-containing protein yields MTVSARFVWLVAVGVVPVVVAGLADAVAGWLALAGWLLVAVGAGAVDLSLAASPRDVAFERELPERVRLGEPVESVLVVRNVGQRMLRATVRDAWQPSAGVQGDARGTLRIPPGERRRLTLRLVPWRRGDRHVDDVTVRSAGPLGLWSRQATLAAPARLRVLPPFHSRVHLPARLTRLRELDGRTPLLIRGQGTEFDSIREYVRGDDVRSIDWRATARHPDPESPGASRLMVRTWRPERDRRIVIVVDTSRTSAARIADEPRLDTAFEASLLLAAIASHAGDRVDFLAWDRRVRGRVHGAAGAPLLAGMVDAMATIDPQLIEADWASVPAQVRALTSHRALVVLLTNTASTGSARALLSVLPQLTAKHTVVVASVLDPAAVDAVRARSDLDEVYQAAAAERGLLDAEGVAAAIRRIGAEVVSAPPAELPPALADRYLDLKAAGRL; encoded by the coding sequence ATGACGGTCTCGGCTCGATTCGTGTGGCTCGTCGCCGTCGGCGTCGTGCCGGTGGTCGTCGCGGGCCTCGCCGACGCCGTGGCGGGGTGGCTCGCCCTGGCGGGCTGGCTGCTCGTCGCGGTCGGCGCCGGCGCCGTGGACCTCTCCTTGGCCGCGTCGCCGCGCGACGTGGCCTTCGAGCGCGAGCTGCCCGAGCGGGTCCGGCTCGGCGAGCCGGTCGAGTCGGTCCTCGTGGTCAGGAACGTCGGACAGCGGATGCTCCGCGCCACGGTCCGTGACGCCTGGCAGCCGTCGGCCGGGGTGCAGGGCGACGCCCGGGGCACCCTCCGCATCCCGCCCGGGGAGCGACGGCGACTGACCCTCCGGCTCGTCCCGTGGCGTCGGGGCGACCGTCATGTGGACGACGTGACCGTCCGGTCGGCCGGGCCGCTCGGACTCTGGTCGAGGCAGGCCACACTGGCGGCACCTGCGCGACTCCGCGTGCTCCCGCCGTTCCACTCGCGGGTGCACCTCCCCGCCCGGCTCACCCGCCTGCGGGAGCTCGACGGACGGACCCCGCTCCTGATCCGCGGGCAGGGCACCGAGTTCGACTCCATCCGCGAGTACGTCCGCGGTGACGACGTGCGTTCGATCGACTGGCGGGCGACCGCGCGCCACCCCGACCCCGAATCGCCGGGCGCCTCCCGACTGATGGTGCGCACGTGGCGCCCCGAACGCGATCGCCGCATCGTGATCGTCGTCGACACCTCACGCACCTCAGCCGCGCGGATCGCCGACGAGCCGCGGCTCGACACCGCGTTCGAGGCGTCGTTGCTGCTCGCCGCGATCGCATCGCACGCGGGCGACCGCGTGGACTTCCTCGCCTGGGACCGACGCGTGCGCGGCCGGGTGCATGGGGCCGCCGGGGCGCCCCTGCTCGCCGGGATGGTCGATGCGATGGCCACGATCGACCCGCAGCTGATCGAGGCCGACTGGGCCTCGGTGCCCGCTCAGGTCCGGGCGCTGACGAGCCACCGGGCCCTCGTCGTGCTGCTCACGAACACGGCCTCGACCGGGAGCGCCAGAGCGCTGCTCTCGGTGCTGCCGCAGCTCACCGCGAAGCACACCGTCGTCGTGGCCTCCGTGCTCGATCCGGCGGCGGTCGACGCGGTCCGCGCCCGCAGCGACCTCGACGAGGTGTATCAGGCGGCGGCGGCCGAACGTGGGCTGCTCGACGCCGAGGGGGTCGCGGCCGCGATCCGGCGCATCGGCGCCGAGGTGGTCAGTGCCCCGCCGGCCGAGCTGCCACCGGCGCTGGCCGACCGCTACCTCGATCTGAAGGCAGCCGGCCGGCTCTGA
- a CDS encoding stage II sporulation protein M, with translation MDLDALAAARHDDWQRLDALARSRGRLSGPEADELIERYQAAASDLSLIQTTAGSTALGDRLSISLAKARLRFTGAPRNPLAQFVHFAVWSLPAALYRVRWLTLAVTIVTVAVSALVAWWLAADPRALANLGTDAELQQLADEGFVAYYSENPAASFAGSVWTNNAWIAAQCIAFGITGVWVPYVILQNAMNLGSTGAVMIAYDEVDTFFLHLAPHGLLELTCVFVAAAAGLRIFWAWVAPGRRTRAEALAEDARALFSVAIGLVFFLFVSGLIEAFVTPAPWPWPVKIGIGVLALAGFLAYMLVLGRRAWLAGETGDLTEPEAGARRIVAG, from the coding sequence ATGGACCTCGACGCCCTCGCCGCCGCCCGCCACGACGACTGGCAGCGCCTCGACGCGCTCGCGCGCTCGCGCGGCCGGCTCTCAGGGCCCGAGGCCGACGAGCTCATCGAGCGGTATCAGGCCGCGGCATCCGATCTCTCGCTCATCCAGACGACGGCGGGCTCGACCGCGCTGGGCGACCGCCTCTCGATCTCGCTCGCGAAAGCACGACTCCGCTTCACGGGCGCGCCGCGGAACCCGCTCGCCCAATTCGTGCACTTCGCCGTCTGGTCGCTGCCGGCCGCGCTCTACCGGGTGCGGTGGCTCACGCTCGCGGTGACGATCGTCACGGTCGCCGTCTCCGCGCTCGTCGCCTGGTGGCTCGCCGCAGACCCTCGTGCGCTCGCCAACCTCGGTACGGACGCCGAGCTCCAGCAGCTCGCCGACGAGGGGTTCGTGGCGTACTACTCCGAGAACCCGGCCGCGTCGTTCGCCGGGTCGGTCTGGACGAACAACGCGTGGATCGCGGCGCAGTGCATCGCCTTCGGCATCACCGGCGTGTGGGTGCCGTACGTGATCCTGCAGAACGCGATGAACCTCGGCAGCACCGGCGCGGTCATGATCGCCTACGACGAGGTCGACACGTTCTTCCTGCATCTCGCGCCGCACGGCCTGCTCGAGCTCACGTGCGTGTTCGTCGCGGCGGCCGCTGGACTGCGCATCTTCTGGGCGTGGGTCGCGCCCGGCCGTCGCACGCGCGCTGAGGCGCTCGCCGAGGATGCCCGTGCGCTGTTCAGCGTCGCCATCGGCCTGGTGTTCTTCCTGTTCGTCTCGGGCCTCATCGAGGCGTTCGTGACGCCGGCGCCGTGGCCGTGGCCCGTGAAGATCGGCATCGGCGTGCTCGCGCTCGCCGGCTTCCTCGCCTACATGCTCGTGCTCGGCCGCCGCGCCTGGCTCGCGGGTGAGACGGGCGACCTGACCGAACCGGAGGCGGGCGCGCGCCGCATCGTCGCGGGCTGA